The following proteins are encoded in a genomic region of Brachypodium distachyon strain Bd21 chromosome 1, Brachypodium_distachyon_v3.0, whole genome shotgun sequence:
- the LOC100838067 gene encoding E3 ubiquitin-protein ligase At1g12760, with translation MASNSPRRSGDSSPSSPLLPSPTSPTSRGAANGGGRLPSLRGAARFLRRTGSRRMMREPSVAVRETAAEHLEERQTDWAYSKPVVVLDVLWNLAFVAVAAAVLAASLTERPAVPLRFWLAGYVLQCLLHVLCVAVEYKRRCREARSGGAGVDQDDAGDGDLKISIVKHLESGNTMFSFIWWIIGFYWVSAGGQTLSQDAPQLYWLSIVFLAFDVFFVVFCVALACVIGIAVCCCLPCIIAILYAVTDQEGASEEDINNLSKYKFRTMGEADKLVAGIAAPVGGVMTECGTNPPVEHILSAEDAECCICLCPYEDGTELRELPCNHHFHCTCIDKWLHINATCPLCKFNIVKGNLGSEEV, from the exons ATGGCGTCCAACTCCCCGCGTCGCTCCGGCGACtcctcgccgtcctcgcccctcctcccctcaCCCACCTCCCCGACCTCCCGGGGCGCGGCcaacggcggcgggaggctgcctagcctccgcggcgcggcgcgctTCCTCCGCCGCACGGGCAGCCGCCGCATGATGCGCGAGCCGTCGGTGGCGGTGCGGGAGACGGCGGCAGAGCACCTAGAGGAGCGCCAGACCGACTGGGCCTACTCCAAGCCCGTTGTCGTGCTCGACGTGCTCTGGAACCTTGccttcgtcgccgtcgccgccgccgttctggCCGCATCGCTCACCGAGCGCCCAGCTGTTCCGCTCCGCTTCTGGCTCGCTGGGTACGTGCTCCAGTGCCTCCTCCATGTACTCTGCGTCGCCGTCGAGTAcaagcgccgctgcagggagGCCCGCTCTGGTGGGGCTGGGGTGGATCAGGATGATGCGGGAGATGGGGATTTGAAGATCAG TATTGTCAAGCACTTGGAGTCTGGAAACACGATGTTTTCCTTCATATGGTGGATTATTGGGTTCTATTGGGTATCTGCAGGTGGTCAAACTTTATCACAAGATGCTCCTCAACTTTACTG GCTCTCCATTGTTTTTCTGGCATTtgatgttttctttgtggtCTTTTGTGTTGCACTGGCTTGTGTGATTGGCATTGCTGTCTGTTGCTGCCTACCTTGCATTATTGCCATCTTATATGCTGTAACTGATCAG GAAGGAGCATCTGAGGAGGACATTAATAACCTATCCAAATATAAATTTCGGACAATGGGTGAGGCAGACAAGCTTGTTGCTGGAATTGCAGCACCTGTGGGTGGAGTAATGACTGAGTGTGGCACCAACCCTCCTGTTGAACACATTCTTTCAGCTGAGGATGCA GAGTGCTGCATATGCCTATGCCCGTATGAAGATGGTACAGAGCTGCGAGAACTCCCCTGCAATCATCATTTCCACTGCACCTGCATAGACAAGTGGCTTCACATAAATGCGACATGTCCACTGTGCAAGTTCAACATCGTCAAGGGCAACCTTGGGAGTGAAGAGGTGTAG
- the LOC100838568 gene encoding uncharacterized protein LOC100838568: protein MAPPQPEELRKPSPAESREWTLRFLQALGVDESLPASAERPDAYSALIRALLSSATVSSSPAPRVSCTLLVSSAVTNSYNTLHGGAVAAVAEAVGMACARAAAGDKEMFLGELSTAYLAAARLDSEVEVEGQILRKGRSVVVTTVEFRLKDTKKLCYTSRATFYIMPVASL, encoded by the exons atggcgccgccgcagccggagGAGCTGCGGAAGCCTTCACCGGCAGAGTCCCGGGAGTGGACGCTGCGGTTCCTCCAAGCCCTGGGCGTGGACGAGTCCCTCCCGGCCTCGGCGGAGCGCCCCGACGCCTACTCCGCCCTCATCCGTGCGCTCCTGTCCTCCGccaccgtctcctcctcccccgcgccgcgcGTCTCCTGCACtctcctcgtctcctccgccGTGACG AACTCTTACAACACgctccacggcggcgcggtggcggccgtCGCGGAGGCCGTCGGGATGgcgtgcgcgcgcgccgccgcagggGATAAGGAGATGTTCCTCGGCGAGCTCAGCACCGCgtacctcgccgccgcccgccttgAT TCTGAAGTTGAAGTGGAAGGCCAGATACTGAGGAAGGGTAGGTCTGTCGTGGTTACTACAGTTGAATTTAGGCTCAAGGACACCAAGAAGCTCTGCTACACATCTCGAGCCACCTTCTACATCATGCCGGTGGCGAGCCTATGA